One Clostridium sp. CM027 genomic window carries:
- a CDS encoding DeoR/GlpR family DNA-binding transcription regulator, translating into MFAEERKSKILDSLNKYGKVKVCDLSQLYEVSEVTIRRDLQELEEDELIKRVHGGAILNRNTKFEPTFSEKVDKFYDEKESVGKIAASMIVDGDTIAIDAGTTTLSIAKYITAKDITVLTNSVDVAYELSKKRDVEVIVTGGTLRWETRAMVGPVSDNTLKNFRVDKAFMGSNGVCIINGLTTPNIIEASTKQEMIKIAKQTILLCDHTKFGTVYFAKIVDLDSVDIIITDNQLDNELLEKFEEKGVQIMTAK; encoded by the coding sequence ATGTTTGCTGAAGAAAGAAAATCAAAAATATTAGATAGTTTAAATAAGTATGGAAAAGTAAAAGTATGCGATTTATCGCAGCTATATGAAGTGTCAGAAGTTACAATTAGACGTGATCTTCAAGAATTGGAAGAAGATGAACTTATAAAAAGAGTACATGGGGGGGCTATACTAAACCGCAATACTAAATTTGAACCCACTTTTTCAGAAAAAGTAGATAAGTTTTATGATGAAAAAGAATCTGTTGGAAAGATTGCTGCATCAATGATAGTAGATGGAGATACAATAGCAATAGATGCAGGGACGACTACTCTTAGTATTGCTAAGTATATAACAGCTAAAGATATAACGGTTTTAACAAATTCTGTAGATGTAGCCTATGAACTTTCTAAAAAGCGAGATGTAGAGGTGATTGTTACTGGAGGTACATTGCGATGGGAAACGAGAGCTATGGTAGGACCAGTATCAGATAATACACTTAAAAATTTCAGAGTAGATAAAGCATTTATGGGGTCTAATGGTGTATGCATTATTAATGGGCTAACTACTCCCAATATTATTGAAGCGAGCACAAAACAAGAAATGATAAAAATTGCAAAGCAAACTATATTATTATGTGACCATACTAAATTTGGTACAGTTTATTTTGCCAAAATCGTTGATTTAGATAGTGTTGATATAATAATAACGGATAATCAATTAGATAATGAATTATTAGAAAAGTTTGAAGAAAAAGGTGTACAAATTATGACAGCAAAATAA